ACCTGAGGCGTTGTCCAGGGTGGCCGCATTCCCGGCCATCTCCTTGATCATTCCCTGCAGCTTGTCCATAAAGGTGTTGAACCAACCGGCCAGATCCCCCAACTCGTCTTTGGAGACATCGTCCAGGCGCTTGGTCAGATCACCCTCGCCTTGGGCGATATCTTTCAGACCAAAGACCATGGCATTGACCGGACGGGTGATCATGCGCGCAATGGACCATGCCAGCAGCACGCCGACGGCCACGCCCAAGGCCACGACCAATAGCAGTATGGTCACGGCGGATCTGTATGTGCTCTGGGCATTCGCGCTGGCTTTCTCGGCCAGGGCCAGATTGATTTCGGTCAGCTTGTCCAGTTGGTTCCGCATCTGCTCGAAATGTTCTTTTGCCTTTCCAAGGGTCAACGCCTGGGCCTGCTGAATCGACTCCGCTGTCCCCTTTCGAGCCAAGTCCACCACTTTGCGGGACTCCAGCTGCCACTTTTTTCTGGCCTCATCGTAAACCGGAAACAGCGCCTTCTCCTCTGCGGTCTGGGCCAGGGCCACATATTTGTTCCAACGCGAATCCGACTGCTTCAGGTTGGTATCGTATTCTTCGACGAACTGCTTGAAGAGCTCGGATTTTGGATCGGTGAAGATCATGGACCGCTCGGCCACCAGCAACTGCTGCAAATCGCGATCAGCCTCGATCAAAAAGTCGATGCTCGGCATCTGAATCCCGTAAATCGCCTTTAAATCAGTTTGAACCCCTCGAACGCTGCGATAACCGGTGTAACCGATCACCGCCATGAACACGACCATGATGCCGAAGCCGGCCAACAACTTGACTCTGATTTTCAAATTTTTGATGAATGCCATTCCCCACCCCTTGAGTTCGATGATATCAACCGCTATGATGCTTATCAGTATTGCCTATTATCTAGAAAAGTTGAGCGATTTTATGGAAACACCAATAGAAAAATTGGCAGGGTTGAGAACCATGATAGACGAAAGCCGGCGATTGGTCGTGTTCACCGGCGCCGGCATCAGCACCGAATCGGGCATTCCCGATTTCAGGAGCAAGGGGGGCATCTGGACGCAATACAAGCCGATCGACTTCCGGGATTTCATGGCCGATGAAGAGCAGCGACGGGCGTCTTGGCGCATGAAGTTCGCCACGGAACGCCTGATCGCCGATGCCAGCCCCAACGCCGGACACCTCGCCATCGCCCAACTCTACCGATCGGGCAAGCTCACTGGCGTAATCACCCAGAATATCGACGGGCTGCATCAGGCCTCGGGCATCCCGGACGAGGCGGTCATCGAACTGCACGGCAACAGCACCTACGCCGTATGTCTCGACTGCGGCAAGCGATATGAACTGGACCACATCCGCAGCATTTTCCTTCCCGACGAAACCCTGCCGCATTGCGACGCCTGCGGCGGGATCATCAAGACCGCCACCATCTCCTTCGGTCAGTCGATGCCCGTGCGTGAGATGAAGTTGGCCGAAGAACACGCCCTGGCATGCGACCTGTTCATTGCCGTCGGCTCGTCCCTGGTCGTCTATCCTGCGGCCGGATTCCCTCTTTTAGCCAAGCGCAATGGCGCAAGACTGGTGATCATCAACCGTGATCCCACAGAGCTGGATCGCTATGCAGATCTGGTGATCCATGCCGAGATCGGCGAGACGTTCAAGGCGGTTCTGGGAGTGGACGAAGGATAGGTGTGCCCGTCCACGGCTGCACGGCATTTGACAGAAAATTCGCAAGGCATCGGCAATGGCAGGCGTGTGTGGAACAGGTGGCCGATGCCACACGCCAAGCGGTCAAGTGCCGCTAAGAATGCACGGCGGGCGGCCCAGAAACTCGCTGCGCTCAAACAGTCTGGGCCGCTTGTCCGCCGTTTGCATTCGAGCGGCACTAGGACCGCAGGCGTACGTGGCCCTGGCCACCTGCTCCACAAACGCCGAGTCTATTGTAAAGCATTCAGTTAAAATCGCGGGATCTCGATGCTGCCGACAAGCTCCCTCACCGAGGCGATTCCCTTTTCACGAAGATAGTCTTCGATACCGTCGATGATCTCCATGGTGCAACGCGGGTTCACGAAATTGGCCGTACCGACCTGCACCGCACTGGCGCCGGCGATGATAAACTCCAGGGCATCTTCGGCGTTCATGATGCCGCCGATGCCGATCACGGGCACATCGACCGCCTGGGCGACCTGCCAGACCATGCGCAGCGCCACCGGTTTGATGGCCGGCCCTGAAAGGCCACCGGTGATGTTGGCCAGTCTGGGGCGGCGGGTATGAATGTCAACGGCCATTCCGGTGAGGGTGTTGATCAGTGAAACGGCGTCTGCACCCCCATCGACGACGCTGCGCGCGATCAGGGTGACGTCGGTGACGTTGGGTGAAAGCTTGACGATCAGCGGCCCCTGGTAACGGCGCCGCACCGCTTGAGTGACTTTTTGGGCAGTGTGGGCATCGGCACCGAAGGCCACCCCACCCTGCTTGACGTTCGGGCACGAGATGTTGACCTCGATGCCGGAAATCCCTTCAATGCCGTCGAGCCTGGCCGCCAGTTCGGCATAGGATTCGATATCGGTTCCATAAATATTGGCCAGCACCGGCGCCTCGAGTTTTGCCAGGTACGGCAATTTTTCCCTGATAAAGGCATCGACGCCCACATTTTCAAGACCGATGGCATTGAGCATCCCGCAGGCGGTTTCCACGATGCGCGGCGGGGGATTGCCCTTCGAAGGTGCCAGCGACAATCCTTTGACCACAACCGCGCCCAGTCGATCCAGGGACAGCAGGGACTCGAACTCTTTGGCATACCCGAAGGTGCCGGAAGCGGTCATGACCGGGTTTTTCAGCCTCAACCGCCCCATATCGACAGACAGATCAGGATTCATTCAGTTTTCCAATCGTTTTGCCACGCAAAGTGGCGCCACACTCATCTATTGAAGGGTTAACCTGGTGAAGGGATAGCCTGGCGCATCAAAGCGATTTAATATACCTCATGGCTGTACCCTAGCGCAATACCATCTATGGAGCGATCCATTCGCTTTTAATATAGAATACGGATGCTTGCCTTCCTATTACGCCTTGAGGCCGAATCCATAAATATCCCTGAACGACCGTAAAGTTCCGAACAAAGGGGGCGATAGTACCTATGAGCCGATACGGCCTTAGTGACCATTTTCGAAAACAGGTATTGCGCCATGATCAAACTTCTCAAACGCGGGGATAAACCTTTATCGGAAAACAACTCCGACGCCGTGATTCAGTCGGCGACGGATATAAAAGAACGCGCTGAGATGTTGTTTCGAAGCGTCGATGTACTCTTGCATTTTTTAAAGGCCTTTGCCCTCGATATCAAAGAGATCAATGCGGAACGATACAAGCAGGAGGTCCAGGAGTTAAACGATCTGTATCATTCCGACGAACGTTCGAAGCGCATCGAGATGCACTTCGAGCGCCAAAAGGAGCGTATTCTCGCATTCATCGAGCGTCAACGCAGCTATGTCCATGACAAAGAGAAAGAGCTCCGCGACATCATCGATCTGCTGACCAAGGCCATGGCCAACCTGAACGTGGAAAACCTGGAATTCTATCGCCGCATTCACGACCAGGGCGAAAAGATGATCGAGATCAGCGGGCTCGATGACATCAAAAAGATTAAAAACGCCCTCAAGGTCGAGGTCGAGCAGATGTGGGAAATGGTCGAGCTCAAGCAGGACCAGGAAAAACGTCAGATTCAATCATTGGCCAATCAGGTCCATACCCTGCAAGCCGAATTGGCAGCCGCCAAAAAGAAATCCATGACAGACGGTCTTACCGGAGTATACAATCGCCACGCCCTGGATCACTATCTTGCGGAGAGAATCGATCGCAACCGTATGGTTCATGAGGACTTCAGCCTGATGATGGTCGACATTGACAACTTTAAGCAGATCAATGACAAATATGGCCACCTGATCGGAGACAGGGTGCTGGTGGCGCTGGCTCAAAAATGCCATGGCGCCATACGGGGGGATGATTTTCTGGCGCGCTACGGTGGCGAAGAATTCACCATTATTCTGGAAGGAACGAGCTTTCGGAACGCGCTCAAAAAAGCGCGCACCATTTGTACCAGTGTCGCTGCAGTGCGTTATGCCACCAGCGAAGTTCAAAAGGATGATTATTTGAGCATGACGGTCAGCATTGGCATGACCCAGTTTAAAAAAGGCGACACGCCCGAAAAGCTGGTCGCCCGTGCGGACAAGGCCTTGTACGAAGCGAAACGCAAGGGGAAAAATTGCGTGGTCGGCCAGAGATGACCGCCAC
This Desulfatitalea tepidiphila DNA region includes the following protein-coding sequences:
- a CDS encoding methyl-accepting chemotaxis protein — its product is MAFIKNLKIRVKLLAGFGIMVVFMAVIGYTGYRSVRGVQTDLKAIYGIQMPSIDFLIEADRDLQQLLVAERSMIFTDPKSELFKQFVEEYDTNLKQSDSRWNKYVALAQTAEEKALFPVYDEARKKWQLESRKVVDLARKGTAESIQQAQALTLGKAKEHFEQMRNQLDKLTEINLALAEKASANAQSTYRSAVTILLLVVALGVAVGVLLAWSIARMITRPVNAMVFGLKDIAQGEGDLTKRLDDVSKDELGDLAGWFNTFMDKLQGMIKEMAGNAATLDNASGTLAELSKHMSTSAEDMFGKSNTVAAAVEEMSANINNVAAAMEQSSTNAGVVAASAEEMSSTINEIAQNAEKARKISDGAVNTAVASSEQMDALGQAAAGVGKVVETITDISEQVNLLALNATIEAARAGEAGKGFAVVANEIKELAKQTSEATLDIKGKIANIQSSTTGAVSGIDEISKVIKTINDIVGTIAAAVEQQSSATQEIANNIAQASNGIQEVNENVSQSSSVATQIAQDVGLVNQSASEMANSSGQVKVSAEDLRSIAQKLNTVVNSFKV
- a CDS encoding dihydroorotate dehydrogenase produces the protein MNPDLSVDMGRLRLKNPVMTASGTFGYAKEFESLLSLDRLGAVVVKGLSLAPSKGNPPPRIVETACGMLNAIGLENVGVDAFIREKLPYLAKLEAPVLANIYGTDIESYAELAARLDGIEGISGIEVNISCPNVKQGGVAFGADAHTAQKVTQAVRRRYQGPLIVKLSPNVTDVTLIARSVVDGGADAVSLINTLTGMAVDIHTRRPRLANITGGLSGPAIKPVALRMVWQVAQAVDVPVIGIGGIMNAEDALEFIIAGASAVQVGTANFVNPRCTMEIIDGIEDYLREKGIASVRELVGSIEIPRF
- a CDS encoding SIR2 family NAD-dependent protein deacylase, producing MIDESRRLVVFTGAGISTESGIPDFRSKGGIWTQYKPIDFRDFMADEEQRRASWRMKFATERLIADASPNAGHLAIAQLYRSGKLTGVITQNIDGLHQASGIPDEAVIELHGNSTYAVCLDCGKRYELDHIRSIFLPDETLPHCDACGGIIKTATISFGQSMPVREMKLAEEHALACDLFIAVGSSLVVYPAAGFPLLAKRNGARLVIINRDPTELDRYADLVIHAEIGETFKAVLGVDEG
- a CDS encoding GGDEF domain-containing protein; this encodes MIKLLKRGDKPLSENNSDAVIQSATDIKERAEMLFRSVDVLLHFLKAFALDIKEINAERYKQEVQELNDLYHSDERSKRIEMHFERQKERILAFIERQRSYVHDKEKELRDIIDLLTKAMANLNVENLEFYRRIHDQGEKMIEISGLDDIKKIKNALKVEVEQMWEMVELKQDQEKRQIQSLANQVHTLQAELAAAKKKSMTDGLTGVYNRHALDHYLAERIDRNRMVHEDFSLMMVDIDNFKQINDKYGHLIGDRVLVALAQKCHGAIRGDDFLARYGGEEFTIILEGTSFRNALKKARTICTSVAAVRYATSEVQKDDYLSMTVSIGMTQFKKGDTPEKLVARADKALYEAKRKGKNCVVGQR